Within the Terriglobales bacterium genome, the region ACTGGCACGTGGGCTCGGTGCATTTCCAGGGGACGGGCTGGTCGCGTCCCGTGTATTTCACGATTTTGCTTTCGCACACCATACTCGCAGTGTCGCTGGTGGTGCTGGTGCCCATCACGCTGGCGCGGGCGCTCCGCGAGCGCTTCGACCGCCATCGCGCCATCGCCCACTGGACCCTGCCCATCTGGATGTACGTCTCCGTCACCGGCGTGGTCATCTACCTGATGCTGTACCATCTGTTCGCGGCATGAAAACGGCGGTGGTCAAGCTCAAGATCGACATCGCAGGCACGGTGGGCGACGAAGCCTGGCGGCGGCTGCGCCACTTCGACGAGATCCAGGGCGCCTCCTTCGGCCCGCAGCATGGCTCGAGCGGC harbors:
- a CDS encoding DUF420 domain-containing protein, which gives rise to MTDYSVFPAINAVLNGTSAALLTAGYRFIRRKQVTRHRMCMGAAVVTSSIFLVSYLYYHWHVGSVHFQGTGWSRPVYFTILLSHTILAVSLVVLVPITLARALRERFDRHRAIAHWTLPIWMYVSVTGVVIYLMLYHLFAA